One part of the Sphingopyxis sp. PAMC25046 genome encodes these proteins:
- a CDS encoding FecR domain-containing protein, which produces MGREADTDEQADYWFTRIYIERIENDRDAFKYWLDSNPANRAALERTEKAWEASAALKRSPFARQLLDEAWEANKLSRARKRNIGILGVLCLVTAGVTYLGFQSSPISPRKAEIASAAPNAGKPLVRVNALDEPKIATLPDGSAIVAAKGTLLTFRYDGSARILQLDQGRVRVIVKHDKRSTFTVASGNVSVVALGTVFDVERDARKTQVVLISGSVEVRKRAIGAAVPPVILKAGYQLDIPSANGTAADAIVTPTPIRSAGENASYPTTFDVEVGAWLDALSDAQGTPRVIVPERIRHRTVSGLSSITDPKIAADLVSKLYDLRMTKLPDGRIRLE; this is translated from the coding sequence ATGGGTCGTGAAGCCGACACCGACGAGCAAGCCGATTATTGGTTCACTAGAATATACATAGAGCGTATAGAAAACGATAGAGATGCGTTTAAATATTGGCTCGACAGTAATCCAGCTAATCGCGCAGCACTCGAAAGGACTGAAAAGGCGTGGGAGGCGTCAGCCGCGTTGAAGAGGTCACCTTTTGCGCGCCAATTGCTCGATGAGGCGTGGGAGGCCAACAAGCTTAGTCGTGCTCGAAAGCGTAACATAGGGATTCTAGGCGTTTTATGCCTAGTGACTGCGGGCGTTACATATTTAGGTTTTCAATCCTCACCAATCTCTCCTCGCAAAGCGGAAATCGCGTCTGCTGCCCCCAACGCTGGTAAGCCGTTGGTGCGAGTGAATGCGCTTGATGAGCCGAAAATCGCGACCTTGCCCGACGGATCGGCCATCGTCGCGGCAAAGGGAACGCTCCTTACGTTCCGGTATGACGGTTCTGCTCGGATACTGCAACTTGACCAAGGTCGCGTGCGCGTAATCGTCAAGCATGACAAACGTAGCACGTTCACTGTTGCTTCCGGAAATGTGAGCGTCGTTGCTCTGGGAACCGTTTTTGATGTGGAGCGGGACGCGCGAAAAACTCAAGTCGTTCTCATAAGTGGTTCTGTCGAGGTGAGGAAGAGAGCAATCGGAGCAGCGGTCCCTCCAGTTATTTTGAAAGCTGGATATCAGTTGGACATACCCAGTGCGAACGGAACCGCCGCTGATGCCATTGTAACTCCTACTCCAATAAGATCGGCTGGAGAGAATGCGTCTTACCCAACAACCTTTGATGTCGAAGTGGGAGCGTGGCTGGATGCTCTCTCTGACGCGCAGGGCACCCCAAGAGTTATCGTGCCTGAGCGTATTAGACATAGAACGGTAAGCGGATTGAGCAGCATAACTGATCCAAAGATCGCTGCTGATCTAGTTTCAAAATTATATGATCTTCGCATGACAAAGTTACCTGATGGTAGAATTAGACTGGAGTAG
- a CDS encoding site-specific integrase yields MPNLRLSLTDSLCARAKPEAREYALRDTRQPGLALRVQPCGARSWTMRARVNGKPVRQSLGTFPDTPVKAARQIAAALFASDAPPPPAPSTAPPFEIFRLEHERRCAARYKPEGLRTYRSYVRCELLPAFGGKRLDAITQPDVVRWFEGYSARRPGGANRALGILGQMLASAKAWGYMPDGWRNPVTGIRMNRRKIVGTFLSQKQMERLGAALDARTAEGCTVAPLLRFLTLTGCRVGEAVALEWRDVLPDRLRLRDSKTGPRDVPLGLPVRRLLNAHRARLPARARGSGSPVFPLGGRQHYETVRSVWLVVRQAAGLPKALRIHDLRHSFASHAVMSGETLFSTSRLLGHRRVQMTARYAHLADAALLAAAEKIGAWIGTDLRHAPNERSHQPTPV; encoded by the coding sequence ATGCCTAACTTGCGCCTCTCCCTGACCGATAGCCTGTGCGCGCGGGCGAAGCCCGAAGCGCGCGAATATGCCTTGCGCGATACGCGCCAGCCGGGGCTTGCGCTGCGCGTCCAGCCCTGCGGCGCGCGAAGCTGGACCATGCGCGCGCGGGTCAATGGCAAACCTGTGCGGCAGTCGCTCGGCACTTTCCCAGATACCCCGGTGAAGGCCGCGCGCCAGATTGCCGCCGCCCTCTTCGCGAGCGATGCCCCTCCCCCGCCCGCGCCGTCCACAGCGCCGCCGTTCGAGATATTCCGGTTGGAACATGAACGGCGATGCGCGGCGCGCTACAAGCCGGAAGGGCTGCGGACCTATCGCAGCTACGTCCGCTGCGAGTTGCTGCCCGCCTTCGGCGGCAAGCGGCTCGATGCGATCACGCAGCCGGACGTGGTGCGCTGGTTCGAGGGCTACAGCGCCCGACGACCGGGCGGGGCAAATCGCGCGCTTGGCATCCTCGGCCAGATGCTCGCCAGCGCGAAGGCATGGGGCTACATGCCTGATGGCTGGCGCAACCCGGTGACGGGTATCAGGATGAACCGGCGCAAGATCGTCGGCACCTTCCTGAGCCAAAAGCAGATGGAACGGCTTGGCGCGGCGCTCGATGCCCGCACCGCCGAAGGCTGCACGGTGGCGCCACTGCTGCGCTTCCTGACGCTGACCGGCTGCCGGGTCGGCGAAGCAGTCGCACTCGAATGGCGCGACGTGCTGCCGGATCGTCTGCGACTGCGCGACAGCAAGACGGGGCCGCGCGACGTGCCGCTCGGCCTTCCTGTCCGCCGCTTGCTCAACGCGCATCGCGCCCGCTTGCCCGCCCGCGCGCGCGGCTCCGGCTCGCCAGTGTTCCCGCTCGGTGGGCGGCAGCATTACGAGACGGTGCGGAGCGTCTGGCTGGTCGTCCGGCAAGCAGCCGGATTGCCCAAGGCGCTGCGTATTCATGACCTGCGGCATAGCTTCGCCAGCCATGCGGTCATGTCGGGCGAGACGCTGTTCTCGACCTCCCGGCTGCTTGGTCATCGGCGAGTGCAGATGACGGCGCGCTACGCCCACCTTGCCGACGCCGCGCTGCTCGCAGCGGCTGAGAAAATAGGGGCATGGATTGGCACAGACCTCAGACACGCTCCCAACGAACGATCACACCAGCCTACTCCAGTCTAA
- a CDS encoding site-specific integrase: MRRAKPIDLATIEIASVDLPAKGERLLYDAGAQGLAMRLRASGARSWVLLEKTGGRTMRRTLGNAALIPLDAARRMAGTQQAPSPTPSTATPSAPLFGCDARIADVMPRFLAWGEKGRWKRSTVRQMRSVTEGHILPALGRRRVRDLAPEDVTRWHLDVSAKSAAARMALSTLSGMMLYAESHGLREPGSNPCRGLRKKQRSNRGQLLPAATVRQLWAALDRLQERFPDACDAVRLLLLTGARRSEILGLEWDRIAGPRAVLEDSKAGPRTIWLNAPARAILDARKATAMGPLVFPAPNSEGPIRAIDRAWDRIREEAGIGSLRVHDLRHHFASLAVSNGIDLRLVGQLLGHHDLDSTLGYAHLSTGALANSATRVSGLIDRALRGKTGEARHA; this comes from the coding sequence ATGCGACGTGCAAAACCGATTGACCTCGCCACCATTGAAATTGCCTCCGTTGACCTGCCCGCCAAGGGCGAGCGCCTGCTCTACGATGCCGGGGCGCAAGGGCTCGCCATGCGCCTCCGTGCCTCCGGTGCGCGCTCTTGGGTGCTGCTCGAAAAGACAGGCGGGCGGACAATGCGCCGAACGCTCGGCAATGCCGCACTGATCCCGCTGGATGCGGCAAGGCGCATGGCCGGGACGCAACAAGCTCCTTCGCCCACCCCTTCCACCGCCACCCCCTCCGCGCCCCTATTCGGCTGCGATGCGCGCATCGCGGACGTTATGCCGCGCTTCCTCGCGTGGGGGGAAAAGGGACGCTGGAAGCGTTCGACTGTCCGCCAAATGCGGTCGGTTACTGAGGGGCATATTCTCCCCGCCTTGGGGCGGCGCAGGGTCCGCGATCTTGCCCCCGAAGACGTGACGCGCTGGCACCTCGACGTGTCCGCCAAAAGCGCTGCCGCGCGTATGGCTCTGTCCACGTTGTCGGGAATGATGCTCTATGCCGAAAGCCACGGCTTACGCGAACCCGGCTCGAACCCTTGCCGGGGCTTGCGGAAGAAGCAGCGAAGCAACCGGGGCCAGTTGCTCCCCGCTGCGACGGTCAGGCAGCTTTGGGCCGCGCTCGACCGGCTGCAAGAGCGGTTCCCCGACGCCTGTGACGCGGTTCGCCTCCTGCTTCTGACCGGCGCGCGTCGAAGCGAGATATTGGGACTGGAATGGGACCGCATTGCGGGGCCGCGCGCGGTGCTGGAAGATTCCAAGGCGGGACCGCGCACGATCTGGCTCAACGCCCCAGCGCGGGCGATCCTCGACGCCCGCAAGGCAACGGCAATGGGGCCGCTGGTGTTCCCGGCCCCGAACAGCGAAGGACCGATCAGGGCCATTGATCGGGCATGGGATCGAATCCGCGAGGAAGCGGGCATTGGGTCGCTGCGGGTCCACGATCTACGGCACCATTTCGCGTCGCTCGCGGTGTCGAACGGAATCGACTTGCGATTGGTCGGACAACTGCTCGGCCACCACGACTTGGACAGCACTCTTGGTTACGCCCACCTGTCAACCGGTGCGCTGGCAAATTCGGCAACGCGGGTGTCGGGACTGATCGACCGCGCCTTGCGCGGCAAGACCGGGGAGGCGCGTCATGCCTAA
- a CDS encoding nucleotidyl transferase AbiEii/AbiGii toxin family protein: MFSGGTSLLKAHGLIQRFSEELDFKLILSDAFLEKSPGQKRSALSAFKNGLADAWAAAGFVITGVEAGSGNGFIQIDMDYPTILDGHDALRPHIQAEISAKPTPLATGERPLASFVHQYRGLEPEITAIACVDPVETAADKLSAFCWRVLTRDRERVGDDPTIVRHLHDLAALEATASANAQFPALAEETIMADSHRGGGALEGMLPAQRMAALVEHLQSDTLYADEYARFVGGMAFATEQKFPHFRKPSGRWSGFAGRYRPNRVGTGVFPCGSCGSQKMPNEIRSLHPMAAKRGRNRQPRLPDDAILVEPGYPHN; the protein is encoded by the coding sequence GTGTTTTCAGGGGGAACGTCGCTCCTAAAAGCGCACGGGCTGATTCAGAGATTTTCAGAGGAGTTAGATTTCAAGCTCATCCTCTCGGACGCATTCTTGGAAAAGTCTCCGGGGCAAAAACGTAGTGCGTTGAGCGCCTTCAAGAACGGACTCGCCGATGCCTGGGCGGCAGCGGGATTCGTCATAACCGGGGTCGAAGCCGGAAGTGGCAACGGGTTCATCCAGATCGACATGGACTATCCAACGATCCTCGATGGGCATGACGCGCTCCGCCCCCATATCCAGGCCGAGATATCCGCCAAGCCCACGCCGCTTGCGACCGGCGAACGGCCGCTGGCATCTTTCGTCCATCAGTATCGTGGATTGGAACCCGAGATCACCGCGATTGCGTGCGTCGATCCGGTCGAGACAGCCGCCGACAAGCTGAGCGCCTTCTGCTGGCGGGTGCTCACCCGCGACCGCGAGAGGGTCGGTGATGACCCGACGATCGTGCGTCATCTTCACGATCTCGCGGCGCTCGAAGCGACCGCTTCCGCAAACGCGCAGTTCCCTGCCCTGGCTGAAGAGACGATTATGGCCGATTCGCATCGCGGTGGCGGCGCACTGGAAGGCATGCTCCCTGCGCAACGCATGGCGGCCCTGGTGGAGCACCTGCAATCAGACACGCTCTATGCGGATGAATATGCCCGCTTCGTAGGCGGAATGGCCTTTGCCACTGAACAGAAATTCCCACATTTCCGGAAGCCGTCGGGGCGCTGGAGCGGCTTTGCAGGCCGGTACCGGCCAAATAGAGTCGGTACCGGCGTTTTTCCATGTGGCAGCTGCGGCAGCCAAAAGATGCCAAATGAAATCAGAAGCTTGCACCCAATGGCTGCCAAACGCGGCCGCAACCGGCAGCCGCGGCTGCCAGATGACGCCATCTTGGTCGAGCCAGGATATCCACATAACTAG